The sequence CGGCGGCATGTACGCCGAGGTGCTGGTGTAGTTCACGAAGAGCTTGCCGGGCTGCTGGACGGCCTTGCGGAAGTGGTTCTCGATCCTGCCGCGCTTGGCGAAGGGCTCGGCGTTCCAGTCGTCCTGGATGTCGAAGACGTTGCCGTCGCCATAGCGCAGGCCGGGCAGGCCGCCGTTGTCGGCGAGCAGGACCACCTTGCCGCGGGCCTGCCCGAGGGAGGGCAGGGTGTCGGCGATCCGGAACAGCGGCCGCCAGCCCCGGTTGTCGAGGTAGTCGTCGAAGACGGCGCGGAAGGTCGCGTCGCTGTCGGTGGAGTACTCCTGCTTGAGCCGCATCAGGACGGTCTCGGAGGGGCGTGCGGCGAGGAAGTTCCGGCAGGCGACGAGCACGTCGCCGAACATCAGGTTCTGGTAGAAGGAGCCGTGGTGGATCGCGAACGATCCTCCCGTCACCCGGCAGCGGACGTCGAGGAAGCGGATCCCGGAGTCCAGCTGTTCGGCGATCGAGGTGTTCTGGCAGGCCACGTAGAGCCCGCCGTGGCGGGCGCCCGCGTCGTGGGTGCCGGGGATGGTCATCCGCTGGAGGGCGGTGGAGTCGGCCAGGCCCGCCATCCAGTCCTGGGTGCCGAGCGCCCGGGCGGCGGCCGGGGCCGCTGCGGCGACGCCCAGCCCCGCCGAGGTGCCCGCCGCCAGCGCTCCGACCAGAAACGCCCGTCGGTCCATGCCCATGCCCGCCCCTTCGCCGACCCGGTGATGGGACGGGATTATGGCGTGGACACCTCACTTTTACTACGCACCGGTAGGGGTCAGCTTTCGAGCAACTCCGCCATCCTGCGGAGCCCTTGGGCGATCTCCCGGCCGTTCGGTGCGCTCTCCGCGTCCGTCAGGCACTGCACCATCACCCCGGTCAGCAGCGCGAGGTGCACCGATCCGAGGGACCGTACGTCCTCCTCCGCGACGACCTCCTCCGGCACCCCGCGCAGCTGAGCGGCCACCATGGGCCGGGACCTGCGCTGCGACTCGGCCAGGACCGCGAGCAGCTCCGGCGAGGACTGCGCGTGCACGAACGCCTCGACGTTGGCGGTCCAGAGCCACCGCATGTCGCCGAAGTCCTGGATCTTGCGGTCCCACATGTCGGCGTACCGCTCCTCGGCGGTGTCACCCTGCCCGGCGAGCCTGCCGGACCCCGCGGCCCACTCGTCCATGGCGGCGAACAGCGCCTGGTTCAGCAGGGCCTCGCGGGAGCCGAAGTGGTATCCGATCGCGGCCATGCTCACCGACGCGGCGGAGGAGATGTCGCGCACGGTCGTGCGCAGGTACCCCTTCTCCTCCAGGCAGCGGCGCGCCCCGGCCAGCAGGTCCTCACGATTTCCCATGCCGGGATCGTATCCGCGGCCTCCCCTTGGGCCGGCACCTCTTGGGCAAGCGCCCTATACAAATGTATTGCGCGCTCGCCCAAATCCTGGCAGTCTTCAGCACGAAGGCAGACGCACGACACGGGGAGACGAAGACACATGCGCCACGAGCTGAAGATCGACGACCGCACCCTGTCCTACCTGGACTTCGGCGGCCCCGGCCGCCCGCTGCTCGCCCTCCACGGCGGCCTCTCCGAGGGCGCCGCCTACACCGACCTGGCCGCCGCCCTCGGCGCCGACTGGCGGGTCATCGCCCCCGACCAGCGCGGTCACGGCGACTCCGACCGCGCCGACGGGTACAGCCGCGAGGGCTACGTCTCCGACGCCGCCGCCCTGCTGGAGCACCTCGGCCTCACCGGCCCGCTGCCCGTCCTCGGCTTCTCCCTCGGCGGGATCAACGCCTACCACCTGGCCGCCACCCGGCCCCACCTGGTCTCCGCACTGATCAACGTCGACGCCCCGGTGGAACGCGCCGAGGGTCCGAGCCCCTTCGCCTTCCTCGCCCGCCTCCCCTACACCGCGCCCACCCGCGAGCAGCTCATCGCCGCCTGCGGCCCCTTCGGCCCGTCGATCGCGCCCGCGCTGCGGCAGCTGCCCGACGGCAGCGGCTGGCGGCTGGCGTTCCACCCCCAGGACACCCTGGACACCATCGCCGAGTTCCGCGCCTCCCAGTGGGACGTCTGGACCGCGAGCCACTGCCCGGCCCTGCTGATCCACGGCCGGCGCAGCCAGGCGCTCCCGCAGGAGCAGGCCGACGCGATGGTCTCCCGGCGGCCCGGGACCTCGTACACCTCCCTCGACACCGAGCACTTCGTCCCCTTCCAGGACCCGAAGGGCTTCATCGAGGCCGTGGCCGCCTTCCTCGCGACCCTCTAGGAACGGGAACGCCGGAGGGGCGACGGGCCACAGGGCCCGCCGCCCCTCGGGCGTGCGGTGCGCGGGTGCGCGGGTACTACGTGATGACTACTTGATGACGGTGATCCGGTTCGCCGCCGGCGGCGCGATCGGAGCCTGCGCCGAGGAGTTGTTCGTCAGGTAGGCGTTGAAGCAGTCCAGGTCGGACGCGCCCACCAGCTTGTTCTTGTGCTCCTTCAGGACGGTGAAGCCGTCGCCGCCGCCCGCGAGGAACTCGTTCATCGCGACCCGGTAGGTCTTGGCGGGGTCGATGGCCGCACCGTTCAGCTTCACCGAGTCCACGACGATGCGGTCCGCGCCGGTCTTCGTCATGTCCAGGGTGTACGTGAAGCCCTTCGACACCTGGAGGATCTTCGGGCTCGTCCCGTTGACCGGCCCGCTGACCTGCTGCTGGAGCGCGGTGATCAGCTGCGCGCCGGTCAGGTCCACGATGTTCATCATGTTGGTGAACGGCTGGACCGTGAAGGACTCGCCGTACGTCACCACGCCGTCGCCCTCGTCACCCGAGGCCTTGTAGGCGAGGTCCGAACGGATGCCGCCCGGGTTCATGACGGCCAGCTGCGCGCCGCCCTTGTCCGCCGGGGCCAGCGCTTCG comes from Streptomyces sp. NBC_01408 and encodes:
- a CDS encoding phosphatidylinositol-specific phospholipase C, which gives rise to MDRRAFLVGALAAGTSAGLGVAAAAPAAARALGTQDWMAGLADSTALQRMTIPGTHDAGARHGGLYVACQNTSIAEQLDSGIRFLDVRCRVTGGSFAIHHGSFYQNLMFGDVLVACRNFLAARPSETVLMRLKQEYSTDSDATFRAVFDDYLDNRGWRPLFRIADTLPSLGQARGKVVLLADNGGLPGLRYGDGNVFDIQDDWNAEPFAKRGRIENHFRKAVQQPGKLFVNYTSTSAYMPPRWNSDRLNPQVHAFVDGGELAGRTGLGIVPMDFPNTRSGLVASLIRHN
- a CDS encoding TetR/AcrR family transcriptional regulator — protein: MGNREDLLAGARRCLEEKGYLRTTVRDISSAASVSMAAIGYHFGSREALLNQALFAAMDEWAAGSGRLAGQGDTAEERYADMWDRKIQDFGDMRWLWTANVEAFVHAQSSPELLAVLAESQRRSRPMVAAQLRGVPEEVVAEEDVRSLGSVHLALLTGVMVQCLTDAESAPNGREIAQGLRRMAELLES
- a CDS encoding alpha/beta fold hydrolase; protein product: MRHELKIDDRTLSYLDFGGPGRPLLALHGGLSEGAAYTDLAAALGADWRVIAPDQRGHGDSDRADGYSREGYVSDAAALLEHLGLTGPLPVLGFSLGGINAYHLAATRPHLVSALINVDAPVERAEGPSPFAFLARLPYTAPTREQLIAACGPFGPSIAPALRQLPDGSGWRLAFHPQDTLDTIAEFRASQWDVWTASHCPALLIHGRRSQALPQEQADAMVSRRPGTSYTSLDTEHFVPFQDPKGFIEAVAAFLATL